The following proteins are encoded in a genomic region of Nycticebus coucang isolate mNycCou1 chromosome 19, mNycCou1.pri, whole genome shotgun sequence:
- the ZNF407 gene encoding zinc finger protein 407 isoform X3 codes for MDAENKLENDEDESVKREAQGLREISSCSEDCGPASDAIANSPGSSRSKRGFSESSTFDSVIVEKERNKNVSKRMKLDEAEPFQSREQGFCELETPKGSVAQVGILVHGAVKEAFLNDCTDAFSPSPDFSTIDAVSLKTNTEKKSAQEVVSLDPEGECPFPLKEVTVSCTIGRVDTVLRCSVCGHLFPSCSDLEKHTECHVQQSEAQTCCPRSHKAESRSTLHTRIKQTHGPLKVFSCDLCGFQCVEENLLNAHYLGKTHLRRQNLAARGGFVQILTKQPFPKKTCTMGTKNIRAKPRTSKPIAKNSDQKGLQNVGSKFKDFRKGISKQSGSSSELLVEMTPSRNTPSEKVEIVEENVTSFDIGQNPESQSKKLGALVTSEGLLDQLESPQNTLQTAHSVSTTPRPRPERNVLMLGNSFRRRSSTFTLKGQAKKRLNLLGINKRGTNETQRMYLKHFRTQMKTHDAESMPTHVEMSSSAQTLGVTTSETQERKQDQGSSLLLASVRLDSLKVKPVSDPQMSCTCTDCGHVAANRTDLEIHVKRCRAREVKFSCQTCDFSSMSRRDFNEHLYNHHHQQTACALSCQCCSFMSLSEVSLRDHMREKHSMGFLCTLCHLFFLSEQDVEEHKATEKHIRSLIQPKTSQPFNSDSVLQTLPLNTLESENTKDSMNESGKAAQEELVKSRVCHGNEVRHSSKPQFQCKKCFYKTRSSTVLTRHIKLRHGQDYHFLCKACNLYSLSKEGMEKHIKRSKHLENAKKNNIGLSFEECIERVWIGTNDKKEEFNVSGNGRIEGHVGVQLQEHSYLEKNSVTPKELSQSGISTKDDELTTAPKRGRPKGNISRTCSHCGLLASSITNLTVHIRRKHSHQYSYLCKVCKYYTVTKGDMERHCATKKHKARVEIEANGKQSSDIIVGPEGGNLEGGKNTTSLAGTISDEHANKPAESDTSPLQKPGVDNGNPGAVEVENVFHSVDGEVDSHLIDKKEQVSVEPEDLPQGDAYSQRDATGTGDNKCVHCEFTAHSSASLELHVKRKHTKEFEFYCMACDYYAVTRREMTRHAATEKHKVKRQSYHNSSNGEAGSAEISRNVIIPEEEDQHNSEEFQIISDQPSDTFKSGTAVDCSILDETTNVEMSKVLCAPDSVEIETEEEASFSEDHSFCETFQQPLVKDKVMKPEETVSLNISSNYGSPSRFQNESSGSLALTTKKNLELLSNVGDPNMHHESDGGGMADSGADVLPKHQCPRVPDGEQPAEGTTPAVMRTAGEQGNPEGGDQNEAGHGQSSEDLKCVQADPVPENKGILMSSQHESEILLEEDGAASESTAESNDVYETIISIDDKGQATYSFGPFDSSIIRIKNPEDGELIDQSEEGLIATGVRVSELSLKDCAQAVKKKKAEGTSFGESTRIRCDDCGFLADGLSGLNVHIAMKHPTKEKHFHCLLCGKSFYTESNLHQHLASAGHMRNEQASVEELPEGGATFKCVKCTEPFDSEQNLFLHIKGQHEELLREVNKYIVEDTEQINREREENQGNVCKYCGKMCRSSNSMAFLAHIRTHTGSKPFKCKICHFATAQLGDARNHVKRHLGMREYKCHVCGVAFVMKKHLNTHLLGKHGVGTPKESINSVPVRLHKNKFKAVYVNIIM; via the exons ATGGATGCTGAGAATAAACTTGAGAATGATGAGGATGAAAGTGTGAAGAGAGAAGCACAAGGCTTGAGAGAGATTTCATCCTGTAGTGAGGATTGTGGGCCTGCATCTGATGCCATAGCAAATTCCCCTGGGAGTTCCAGAAGCAAAAGAGGTTTTTCAGAATCATCAACCTTTGACAGTGTCAttgtagagaaagagagaaacaaaaatgtttccaaaCGAATGAAACTAGATGAGGCAGAGCCCTTTCAATCTAGAGAGCAGGGCTTTTGTGAATTAGAAACTCCCAAGGGCTCGGTCGCACAAGTGGGTATCCTGGTCCACGGAGCTGTGAAGGAGGCCTTCCTGAATGACTGCACAGAtgccttctccccttctcccGATTTCAGCACTATTGATGCTGTTTCTCTGAAAACAAACACTGAAAAAAAGTCTGCTCAGGAAGTGGTTTCCCTTGATCCAGAAGGAGAATGTCCTTTCCCCCTGAAGGAAGTCACTGTCAGTTGCACCATTGGACGTGTGGACACGGTTCTCAGGTGCAGCGTCTGTGGCCATTTGTTTCCTTCTTGCTCTGATTTGGAAAAACACACTGAATGTCACGTGCAGCAGTCGGAGGCACAGACCTGCTGTCCCCGCAGCCACAAGGCGGAGAGCCGCTCCACTCTGCACACGCGCATCAAGCAGACACACGGGCCCCTGAAGGTCTTTTCTTGTGATCTTTGTGGCTTTCAGTGTGTGGAAGAAAACCTGTTGAATGCACATTATCTTGGCAAAACACATCTTCGGCGTCAGAATCTTGCTGCTCGTGGAGGATTTGTACAGATCTTAACCAAACAACCTTTTCCTAAAAAAACATGCACCATGGGGACAAAAAATATTCGTGCAAAACCAAGAACTTCTAAACCAATAGCAAAGAATAGTGATCAAAAGGGGTTACAGAATGTTGGAAGCAAATTCAAAGATTTCAGAAAAGGTATTTCTAAACAAAGTGGTAGTAGCAGTGAGCTTCTTGTTGAAATGACGCCATCCAGAAATACTCCATCAGAAAAAGTAGAGATTGTTGAAGAAAATGTTACTTCCTTTGACATAGGTCAAAATCCTGAAAGTCAGAGTAAAAAACTAGGAGCCTTAGTGACCTCAGAGGGTCTCTTAGATCAATTGGAATCTCCCCAAAACACCCTACAGACAGCACACAGTGTCAGTACAACCCCAAGGCCAAGACCTGAGCGAAATGTTCTAATGTTGGGTAATAGCTTTCGAAGACGAAGTAGCACTTTCACCTTGAAGGGCCAGGCAAAGAAAAGGCTTAATCTTTTAGGAATTAATAAAAGAGgcacaaatgaaactcagaggATGTATCTGAAGCACTTTAGAACACAGATGAAAACACATGATGCGGAGTCGATGCCTACCCATGTAGAAATGAGCAGCAGTGCCCAGACTCTGGGTGTGACCACCTCAGAAACTCAGGAACGGAAGCAAGACCAGGGGAGCTCCCTCCTCCTGGCTTCTGTGCGGCTGGATTCCCTGAAGGTGAAGCCAGTTTCTGACCCTCAGATGTCGTGCACTTGTACGGACTGTGGGCATGTAGCTGCAAATAGGACAGACTTGGAAATCCATGTGAAAAGGTGCCGTGCCAGAGAGGTGAAGTTTTCTTGCCAGACTTGTGACTTTTCCAGTATGTCCAGAAGGGACTTCAATGAACATTtgtacaaccaccaccaccagcaaaCTGCTTGTGCCCTCAGTTGTCAGTGTTGCTCGTTTATGTCCTTGAGTGAAGTAAGTCTCCGAGACCACATGAGGGAAAAGCACAGCATGGGCTTCCTTTGCACCCTGTGTCATCTGTTTTTCTTGTCTGAACAAGACGTGGAAGAGCACAAAGCAACTGAGAAGCACATTAGGTCGTTGATTCAACCAAAGACTTCTCAACCCTTTAACAGTGATTCAGTTTTACAGACTTTACCTTTAAATACTTTAGAATCAGAAAACACAAAAGATTCTATGAATGAGTCAGGAAAAGCAGCTCAGGAAGAACTGGTGAAGTCCAGGGTCTGCCATGGAAATGAAGTGAGGCATTCCAGCAAGCCTCAGTTTCAGTGTAAGAAGTGTTTTTATAAAACAAGATCTTCTACTGTTCTCACAAGACACATAAAGCTTCGGCATGGTCAGGACTATCACTTCCTTTGTAAAGCATGTAATCTTTATTCCTTGAGCAAAGAAGGAATGGAGAAACACATTAAAAGAAGCAAGCATCttgaaaatgctaagaaaaataatattggctTAAGCTTTGAAGAATGTATTGAAAGGGTGTGGATAGGTACAAATGATAAGAAGGAAGAGTTTAATGTTTCTGGAAATGGGAGGATTGAAGGCCATGTAGGTGTGCAATTGCAGGAGCATTCTTACCTTGAGAAAAACTCAGTAACTCCTAAGGAACTGTCACAGTCTGGTATTAGCACCAAAGATGATGAATTAACCACTGCTCCAAAGAGAGGGAGACCTAAAGGTAACATCTCACGGACGTGTTCACATTGTGGCCTTTTGGCCTCTAGTATTACAAACTTGACTGTTCACATTCGACGAAAACACAGTCACCAGTATAGTTACTTATGCAAGGTGTGTAAGTATTATACTGTAACTAAGGGAGACATGGAACGTCACTGTGCCACCAAGAAACATAAAGCACGAGTAGAAATagaagcaaatggaaaacaaagttcAGATATCATTGTTGGTCCTGAAGGGGGTAACCTTGAAGGTGGTAAAAATACCACAAGTTTAGCAGGGACCATTTCAGATGAACATGCTAACAAGCCAGCTGAATCAGATACCTCCCCTCTACAAAAGCCAGGAGTAGACAATGGAAATCCAGGTGCAGTGGAAGTTGAAAATGTGTTTCATTCTGTAGATGGGGAAGTTGACAGTCATCTTATTGATAAGAAGGAACAAGTGTCTGTAGAGCCAGAGGACCTTCCCCAAGGAGATGCGTATTCCCAGAGAGATGCGACAGGAACAGGTGATAATAAATGTGTACACTGTGAGTTCACTGCTCATTCTTCTGCTTCTCTAGAGCTGCATGTCAAACGGAAACATACAAAAGAGTTTGAGTTTTATTGCATGGCATGTGATTACTATGCAGTGACTCGTCGAGAGATGACCAGGCATGCAGCAACAGAGAAACACAAAGTGAAGAGGCAGTCTTATCACAACTCTTCTAATGGAGAAGCAGGCTCTGCAGAAATTTCCAGAAATGTCATTATACCTGAAGAGGAGGATCAACACAATTCTGAAGAGTTTCAAATAATTTCTGACCAACCATCTGATACTTTCAAATCTGGAACTGCTGTTGACTGTTCGATTTTAGATGAGACTACTAATGTAGAAATGTCTAAAGTTCTCTGTGCTCCTGACTCTGTAGAAATTGAGACTGAGGAGGAAGCCAGTTTCAGTGAAGACCATTCCTTTTGTGAGACTTTCCAACAGCCCCTGGTCAAGGATAAAGTTATGAAACCTGAAGAGACAGTATCCCTTAATATTTCCTCTAATTATGGCTCCCCAAGCAGATTTCAAAATGAAAGTTCAGGAAGTTTAGCTTTGACAACAAAGAAAAACCTTGAGTTGTTGAGTAATGTAGGGGATCCAAACATGCACCATGAGAGTGACGGAGGGGGCATGGCGGACAGTGGAGCTGACGTCCTTCCCAAACACCAGTGTCCCCGAGTCCCAGATGGGGAGCAGCCAGCTGAAGGCACTACCCCTGCTGTGATGAGAACAGCAGGAGAGCAGGGAAACCCTGAGGGCGGGGATCAGAATGAAGCTGGACATGGGCAGAGTTCAGAGGATTTGAAATGTGTGCAAGCAGATCCTGTCCCAGAGAACAAGGGCATTCTGATGAGTTCACAGCATGAGTCGGAGATTCTTCTGGAAGAGGATGGCGCAGCGTCTGAGAGCACAgctgaaagtaatgatgtttatGAAACTATAATTAGTATTGATGATAAAGGGCAGGCTACATACAGTTTTGGCCCGTTTGATTCTTCCATAATAAGAATAAAGAACCCTGAAGATGGTGAATTGATAGACCAGTCAGAAGAGGGTCTGATAGCAACAGGAGTGAGAGTTAGTGAGTTGTCCCTAAAAGACTGTGCTCAAgctgtaaaaaagaagaaagctgaaGGGACCTCGTTTGGCGAATCCACACGAATTCGTTGTGATGACTGTGGCTTCTTAGCAGATGGACTGAGTGGACTGAATGTTCACATAGCCATGAAGCACCCTACGAAAGAGAAACACTTCCATTGTTTACTGTGTGGAAAGTCGTTCTATACGGAAAGCAACCTTCATCAGCATCTGGCCAGTGCGGGGCACATGAGaaatgagcaggccagtgtggaggagCTTCCAGAAGGGGGGGCCACCTTCAAGTGTGTCAAGTGCACCGAGCCCTTTGATTCGGAACAGAATTTATTTCTGCATATTAAAGGACAGCACGAGGAATTGCTACGGGAGGTGAATAAGTATATAGTGGAAGACACTGAACAAATCAACCGCGAGAGGGAGGAAAACCAGGGAAACGTTTGCAAATACTGTGGGAAGATGTGTCGAAGTAGCAACTCGATGGCCTTCCTGGCACACATCCGCACCCACACAG GATCAAAACCATTCAAGTGCAAGATATGCCATTTTGCAACAGCTCAGCTTGGAGATGCCAGAAACCATGTGAAAAGGCACCTTGGGATGAGGGAATACAAGTGTCATGTCTGTGG